Part of the Anaerobacillus alkaliphilus genome, GTGGGAGCAGCACCATGGAAAACACATTGAACATGCAAAGCATTATGGTTAGACGTAATAAAGTGGTGGTTGAACAAGGTCAATCGTCGCTCTCAGAAGTATTACTGGCGACTGCGACCAAAAACTTAGAAGCCCTAGGGTTCATGTTTTCACCTGAGTTACTCACAGAGCTGCGCACGATGGAAGACTCGCAATTTATTAGCTTTTATACTAAACTTATACCGATTTTAAAAAATGCCGTTGGTGCTCATGTAGAGTACAAACCTATGTACCCTAACTTTCCTACCTCTGTGATGGAAGCGGAAGAAGCAGAACTTTACCTAAATGCTATCATCCATTACTATACTAACTTGCTGCCGTTCGAAGAGAAGAGAGAGCGGTTTCCATTATTTGAGAAAACAAATTTACGAATGTTGCAGCTTGCATCGATTAAAGATTTCTATCAAATAATCAGAGGCCTAATTTCCGCAAAAACTAGTCTATCTGCCACCGATCAAGCAGAAGTGCTCTGGAGTATTAGGAATAGCTCAGATGTATCCACTGTTTTACCGGAAGAAATTCCGATGAAAGAAACTATTGCGTTTGTAGTAGCTACACTACTAACAGAGGGGAAAATGAATGTTAATGAAATCTCTCACTATTTTAAGACAGCAACAGATGTACTTCGTCTTGCTGTTGCGTTATCAGAAGGGGATGTTAGTTTAGCTGGTACTACAAAATTTAAAAAGTTCAAACGATCGGAACGACGCTTTCTCTTAACACTACTAGATAGGATGAAAAATCCTACAGAGGATATGCTCAAATACAAAGGGCAGTGGATACGTCTTGGAGAAATTCTTCATCCCGGAGAATACAAAAATAACTTTCAAAATGCCTATCAAGCTTTTACAATTATCCGAAATAACGAAACCTTTCCTACGTTTTCTAGTAAAGTAGAAAAAGCATTGGCTGACAGTAATCTAGAAGAAGCGGTTCGGTTGCTCTCGAAGCGTCCAGGAGAATTGGCTCGACGATTGGATCACTTACTTCGACTATCTGATTTGCCTGAAGTTGTCATCAATCCTTTTCGAGAGGTGGCTTCCGAGGTATCAACGGCTGTACTACTTCAGGTAAAAACACATTTCCAAACCAGAAACTCAGATCAGCCAATTCGCGTTATTTTCCCAAAAGGAAATGTCGCAAAAGCGGTCGGTATAGAAAATCAACTTCCTGTTATTCCTGAAAACATTTGCTTAGCTATTGTAGACATTTGCGAGAAAGTGCTCATAGAGAGATTTTCTCAATTACCGCCACTTGGAAAGGTTTATATTGAACCTTCCTTAAAGAATATGAATGTCCCGTTTTCTCAACGTTCAGCCTCAAAAACGTTAAAAACTCTTGTCAGAGGCAGTAAATTCGAAATTCCAGAAGGGAATACAATTCGCTTTTTCACTTGGTGGAAACAAGGAGCAAACGAACGAATTGATGTCGATCTTTCCGCGATGTTGTTCGATGAAAACTTCTTATTCGTGGACCATATTTCATACACAAATCTAACAAGTACGAAATTTCGAGCATGGCATTCTGGAGATATTGTTGATGCACCAAATGGAGCAGCTGAGTTCATTGATATTGACATTCCCTCGTTTACCCAAAATGGTGGAAGGTATATTATGATGCAGCTATACACATATACTGAGCAGTTTTATTGTGACATGCCTGAATGCTTTGCTGGATGGATGATGAGAAAACATCCAGGTACAGGGGAAATATTTGAGCCGAGGACAGTTGAAAATAAAGTAGATATTGCAGCTAAAAGTAGAATTGCAATACCAGTCATTCTTGATCTGGTAGAACGTAAGGTGATCTGGTGCGATCTGAGCCTCACCAACCATCCTCAATTTTACAACAATGTAGAAGGAAATCTTCCTTCAACAACGTTGATGTTGATGAGTATGACAAGTCTTGTCAAACCGAATTTATATGAACTTTTCCGTATACACGGTGAGGCGCGTGGAACGCTTGTAAACGAAATTGATGATGCCGACACTATTTTTGCTATGGATCAGGGGATTACACCTTTTGATTTAGAAAAAATCATGTCTGAATTTTTATAAACCAAAAAAGTGCTTGGGTCTCGACTCAAGCACTTTTTTGGTTGTCATTCAATGAATTTCATAATTCATCGGTATCCCCAATACGATATCACATGTAGTTGCGCTAAAAAATTCCCAGCTTCATTTAGTTTGATATCGCACCATTAAGGTCATTATGAAATTCATTGAATTATACTTATATTACGATTTTCGATATAATACACTTAACGTTGAACTGACTATATATGGAAGAGTTTCTAGTTATTTAATAAGCTAGAACATAGGGATAAACGATGAAAAACAAAGATTTAATTCGTCAAATGACAATAGAAGAAAAAGCATCACTAATGTCTGGTGGGAACTTTTGGAACACGCAAGCGATTGAAAGATTGGGTATTCCCTCGATCATGCTAACCGACGGTCCACATGGGTTACGTAAGCAAGGAGGGAAGGCTGATCACATAGGTATGAATCAAAGTATACCGGCAACCTGCTTTCCGCCAGCTGCTACTTTAGCAAACAGTTGGGATTTAGAATTAGTAGAAGATGTCGGACGTTCTATTGGAAAAGAAGCAGCCACGGAAAAAGTAAGCGTCTTGCTTGGACCTGGACTAAACATAAAAAGAAATCCGCTTTGCGGACGAAACTTCGAATATTTCTCAGAGGATCCATTTTTAAGTGGTAAAGTGGCAGCGAGTATGATTAAAGGGATTCAGTCAAATGGAATTTCGGCATGCCCTAAGCATTATGCAGTCAACAGTCAGGAACATCTTAGAATGACTATCGATGAAGTGGTTGATGAACGAGCCTTACGTGAAGTGTATCTTGAAGGTTTTCGCTATGCTGTAGAAGAGGGAAAACCAAAAGTGCTGATGTCATCTTATAATAAAGTGAATGGTGAGTATGCCAATGAAAACACGCATCTCATGAATGATATTTTATATGGTGAATGGAAGTATGAAGGAGTCGTCGTCACGGATTGGGGCGGAAATCATGATCGAGTCAAAGGGCTACTAGCCGGAAATCAGCTTGAAATGCCTTCAACAGGTGGAATAACTGATAAAGAAATCGTTGATGCTGTAAAATCTGGTGAGCTAAGCGAAGCGGTTTTAGATGAGAGAGTTGATCGTTTGTTGGGGTTAGTCTTTGAAACAACAGAGACTTTGAAGAAAGAAGTAGAGGTAGATTGTGAGGATCACCATCTAAAAGCAATTGATGCAGCAAGGCGTTCGATTGTTTTGCTTAAAAATGAAAATCAAATTCTTCCGTTAAAAGAAAATCAGAACATTGCCGTTATTGGTGATTTCGCGAAAATACCGCGTTATCAAGGGGCAGGGAGCTCACTAATTGAACCGACGAAACTTGACAATGCTTGGGACAAACTAACGGAAACAAGTTTAAAGATCGTAGGCTATGAGCAAGGATATAAACGGTTTGGTGGACGAAGTAATAACCTTATGAAAAAAGCTTTAACGTTGGCAAAACAGGCAGATATCGTCTTACTGTTTCTCGGATTAGACGAAGGTAGTGAAACAGAAGGCTTGGACAGAACGGATATGAAGCTAAAGGAAAATCAACTAACCTTGGTGAATGAGCTAGGAAAGGTTCATGAGAACGTCGTTGTAGTCTTATCAGGTGGATCTGTAATTGAGATGCCTTTTGTTGATGACGTCAAAGCCATTTTGCACACCTACCTAGGAGGACAAGGAGGAGCAACAGCCCTGAAGGATATTCTTATTGGTAGTTTTAATCCAAGTGGTAAGCTTGCTGAAACCTATCCTATGAAATACGAAGATGTTCCTTCAGCCCCTTACTACCCTGGTCTTGAAGCTACATCTGAGCACCGAGAGAGTATTTATATTGGGTACCGTTACTTCGACACTGCGAAGGTTCCCGTACTATTTCCGTTTGGATTCGGCTTGTCTTACACTCAATTCGAGTATAGCGAAATGATGGTTAACGGAACATCGATTTCGTTTACGATAAAGAATGTGGGGGAGATGGTAGGAGAAGAAATCGCTCAATTTTATATCAAGCCTTTGTCACCAAAGGTTTTCCGTGCGAATAAAGAGTTAAAGGGCTTTGTAAAGGTTCATTTAGAGCCTAACGAAGTAAAACAAGTGACGATAGACTTTAATCATCAAGCTTTTGCGTATTTCAATATCGAGGTTAATCAATGGTCAGTTGAGAGTGGAGAGTATGAACTTCAAATTGGAAGTTCAATTGATGGTATCCGCTTGTCTAAGACGGTAGTTATTCAAGGTGATGATGCGGATAACCCGTATGATCAAGAGCTATTTAAACACTATTATGACCTGGACATAAGCAACATTCCCGATAAGACGTTTCATCTTCTCTTAGGTTATAAACCGCCTAATCCGTATTGGGATCGCACTAAAAAGCTAGAGTATCACGATACAATTTTTCAATTGAAATATAAAAAAGGGATAGGGCAATTCACCTATTTTTCAGTAATATTAATACAGAGCTTCCTTCGTCTCATTGGGAAGCGCTCAACCGCACATAATTTCACCTTTGTCCTAAACATGCCGTTTCGGCAGATTGAACGATTTAGTCAGGGGAAGATTAGCAGGAAGATGATTGAGAGATTTTTGAAGGTGGTAAACTTAGGTAATTAACATTGGTTCAAAGTAGATTACTATAATTATATTATGTAAACTGGTTAGGTGAAGGTAACTTCTAAGAGGACAGAGGTTCCGTTATTTCTTCAATTTTCGTTATTTTTAAGATTAAGCGGACACAGATGGGTAGCGTCAAGTATTTTGTGTAAGCATTAAAAGTAGGGCCCCTATGAATTACTTTATTTAGTTTCTGAATTTTCAGTCAGGTATGGGCGGGGGAGCCCGTACCTGACTGAAAATTCTTCCATTTTTTAGTTATATCGTTCAGTAAACATTTCTTGTAACTTTGATTTTGATTGTGCAAATCCTGCAGATATTCTAGTTGACCATTTGTCATTCATCGATTTAACAGTAAGATACAAGATTTTCTCAGCTGCTTTAATATCAGGTAGGCTATTCATTGGTTTTACCCGTTTTCGAAACTCTTTTATTGTTCTTTCAATCCAGTTAGTTGTATAAATACCAGATCGGATATCCATAGGATATTTCATAAACGTCAATAACACTGGCAGGTCCTGTTCCCAGGATTGAACTTCTTTTGGATACTTTTTAGACCATTCTTCTTTAAACTTCTCAAATTGAATTTGAGCGATTTCTCTTGTTGGAGATTTATAAATTAACTTCAATCCTTCGGATATGTCAACTTGGTCTTTTTTTCGTACTTGGTTTAAGGTATTTCTTACTTTGTGAACCACACAACGCTGTACATCAGCTTTAGGATACACAGCTAGGAAAGCTTCTTCGAGGCCGCTTAATCCATCAAAAACTCCTAATAGAACTTCTCTTAAACCTCGCGTATACAAATCTGCTAAAATAGTATGCCATCCAGTTGAACTCTCACGTCCCCCCACGTAAAAGGCTAGAATTTCACGGTGACCATCTTCATTTACCCCCATGACAACATAGACAACTTCTTTATCGACCGTATCTCGGCGTACTTTAATATACATACCATCTAAATATAGTACAGAATATCTCTTATTTAACGGACGTTTTTGCCAAGCTTCAATGTCTTGGTGAACTACTTCCGTTATGTTACTAATCGTTGTAGCTGAGTAAGCTGAGCCGACCATTTTTTCTACAAACCTGCCAACATCACGGGTGCTCATCCCGCTCTGGTACATACGTATAATGGCTTCTTCTAACCAACCATCTCTACGTTGGTAAGGCTCAAATAATTGGGTTTTATATTCTCCTTGGCGATCACGAGGGACAGAAATATCCTCAATTTTTCCGTATTTTGTGTCCAATGACCTTTCATAATAACCGTTACGTTGAAGCCCTTGATCCGGTTTTTCTACTTCAATAAAATTCTTAATTTCTTCTTTTAAGTAGAGCTCCATTTTATCTTTAAGAAAGTTTTTTACTAAATCTTCAAGTTGATTCGTAAAATCATTATTAGGTATAATAGGTTTCATAGTAGGGTTTTCCTCTCTTTTTGGGATGTCGCAATTCCGAGGATACCCTACTTTTTTTGTTTTTTGGAGACTCCAAATTTTGGCCATTTATATCTTACACAAAATATTTTATACCATCCACAGATGCACTTATTTTAGTCAAAATTCAACTTTTTTGCTTAAATACGAGGAAATAACGGTACCAGTGACCGCGAAAGTTCAAAAAAGGTCTTATTATATGGCTGTTTTCGCAAAGTTTGTTGCTTTCGTAAAAATCCCAAAAGCCGGATTTTTACACAAATTACTAAGAATTCACCACTAATTTAGTAAGTAATGTCTTTTCTTACATAATTTATTGGCTGATATCTTCATCTAGGGTATTTTTCCGATAATTTTAGGATAGAAAATCCACAATGTTTACGAAAAGAGCCTATTATATAAAATAACGTACCATATGTCCTCTTAAATCCAAGAACCACCATGAGATGCCCAATATCCCATGGTGGTTTTCATCATTCTCCAAATCTAATGTTTGCTTTCGATAGAGCAGTTGCGTTAGTCTCGTTTGAAATGCTACTTTTATTCTAACGTACTGTTTCATTAGGAGTAAGCTCTTGATTAGAAGATAGTCTCTAAGTATGGATGAGTTGCGATATGATTTCGTGTTCCATCTAAAAGTTGTCTTGTTAAGAAGCGAGCCGTCGGTTAATCTGTTGAACTCATAAGCACCTATTTTGTGAATGGCAGGTTCCTATACTAGATTAATCAAAAATTTTTTTTAATCAACTGAAACTTTTTAAACTTAGAGCCGTCTTTAAGACAAATAATAGAATAGGAGGTGTTCAATATTGGATGAAGAGTTAAGGCAACAGAGGGTACATGAATGGTATCAACTATATAGTGATGAGATTTATCGATACATCCTCTTTATGATTGGGGACCATGATCAAGCCAAGGACTTGACTCAAGACACGTATTTAAAGGCTTATCATAGTTACGATCAATTTCTAGGAATTACTAGCGACAAGAATTGGTTATACCGTCTGGCACGCAATGTGACCATTGATTATATACGTAAAAGAAAGCCAATCCGCTTTATGATGGAATCTTTCGGCACTTATCCTAGTAAAGATAATACCCCTGAAGAAGTGATTGAGATGGGAGAAAAAGTAGAAGAATTGTATCGTTGTTTAAAAAAATTAAAACGCTCTTATCAAGAAGTAATTATTTTAAGAAAAATAAAGGAACTTTCAATTTCGGAAACGACAGAAATTCTTGGGTGGAATGAACAAAAAGTAAAGAACACCTTGTTGAGAGCATTATCAGCTTTAAAACAACAAATGTTGAAGGAGGGATATCAGCATGAAACATTATGACGATCAAGACGATCTTGACCAAAATTTTAAGCAACTTAATAAAATTGCTTTTAAAAAAAGTCAAAAAGAAGAGGTGTACGTAACCATGATGGAAAAGATCACTCGCTCAAGGAAGAAGAAGCGGTTTCACTTCATGATAAAGAACGTTATTGCAACATCGTTTGTGGCACTATTTGTCTTAGTCGGTGGGTATATTCTCATTAATGAAGTTATTATAGATAATAAATCCAATCAAGGCACGATCAATGAGGTTAAATCACTTCTGAATGTCTTGGAAATAGACAGGGCTAAAATCAGTTCTATAAGTATTACTAATCTTAACGAGAATACCTGGACTGAGGTAAAGGACGAGAGTATGATTGACATGATGATCAGTGACCTCGCTAAACTAGAAGTAATTGAAGATGAAGTTCAATTTAGCGAGACATACAGAGTAGAATTATCTGTTGAAAATCATCCGGGATTTACCATTGAGTTTGCGGAAGGAAATTATATGAGGATTTTTGATGGTGTTGTAGCCAACCACTATAAAATAATGAACGACAATAACTATCTAAGAACGATTGAGAGTGATTTGTTAGTTTGGAACTTTGAAGGAGTATTTAGAGACTACGCAGATGGGGACCAGCTAATTATTAGTTATAACGGAATGATTGAGTATTTTTCTATTACTTCAGAAGTACTTGAAGATTTAGCAACGATTGCACAAGGGGACACTATAACCTTTTCCTTTATAAAATCCCAAGAGGGGCGTCTATTATTGCAAACGGTAAGTAAACGATAAAAGGCGGAGAAGTATTAGGTTAAATCCTAATACTTCTTTCTATTTGCTCTGCTAAAGCTAAATGACATAGTTGAAACTTTTCCAAAATCCTAGTATAACTAGCATATGAAAAAAACTGCGAATCATACAGCAATCTACTAAAACATATCAGAAGTTTACAGAAGACTGGTGAGCAACGTTTGGCAAATTACAGAGAAAGGTTGTGGCCAAAGTGCCGAATAAGTTACAAGTTTACTATTTCTTACTTAGTAGGAGGAACTACGCAACTTGACACCATTTACAAAGCAAGTAATTGAGATTATTCAAATCATTCCAAAAAGCAAGGTTATGACCTATGGACAGATAGCGAGGCTAGCGGGAAGTCCAAGAGCAGCCCGCCAGGTCGTTCGTGTTCTTCATTCTATGAGTAAAAAGTACAATCTCCCCTGGCATCGTGTCGTCAACGCTAAAGGCGAGATTGCGATTAAAGATGATGAGTCTTATCATGAGCAATTAATGTCTTTAGAATATGAGGGTATTGAAGTGGGAATTCACGGAAAAGTAGATTTATCAAAGTATCAATGGTTACCATAATTAATAGAGATTTATCGGAATCGAGTACTTAAGACTAACAAAAAAGGAATGTTTATATTGCAGCGATTTTTTGAGTACAACTGGCAAGTAAGAGATGAGTGGTTTGATTGGTGCAATCAACTTCCATATGAACAATTAGTAAAAGAGCGAAGTGGTGGAGTAGGTGGTATCCTATACACGCTCTTTCACATTATTGATGTAGAATATAGCTGGATACGAGGTATTCAAGGGAAAGAAGATATAGTAATTAACTTCGTCGATTATCATTCTCTTGAAAAGGTGAGATCTCTCTCAGAACAATTTCAAAAAGAGATTGTAGAATTCATGAAAATAAATTTACGAGAACGTAAAATGGAGCTCGTTAATGTTCCATGGGATAACGATACATATACAGTTGACGAAATATTGCACCACATCATTGCTCACGAAATACACCATATCGGCCAATTATCTATTTGGGCAAGAGAGTTGGAACTCAAGCCTGTATCTGCGAACTTTATCGGGAGAAACTTGACTAATATAAAACCAAGGTGGTGAAGGAAATGCAACGTATATTCATATTCTTAATTTTCCTTTTAGTAACAGCAGGTTGTTCTAGTTATGAGAAACCAGAAACCATGATAGAGGTAGAGGTGGTAGCAGCTAACCTTCAAATCCCTTGGTCAATCGAGAAGGATGCTGATACGTTTTATCTAACTGAAAGACCAGGGCATATAGTAAAAATAGAAAATGGGAATATGTCTCGCCAAAACGTAGTACTAGAGAAAGAACTCTCAACAGCTGCTGAGGCAGGCCTATTAGGATTTGTGCTAGCACCGGATTTTCATGAAACGAATGTAGCATACGCTTATTACACCTATCAAGAAGGGAACAGCCAGTTAAATCGGATTGTAACTCTTCAATTGGCAGAGGATGTTTGGAGAGAAGAGAGCTTACTTCTCGATCAGATTCCAAGTGGCACCTATCACCATGGTGGAAGACTAAAAATTGGACCTGATGGTTATCTTTATGCAACTACAGGTGATGCATCTGCACCGGCTATTGCTCAAAATCTTGACTCATTAGGGGGAAAAATCCTCCGACTAAACCTTGATGGATCTATTCCAGATGAAAATCCGTATCCAAATTCCTATATTTATAGCTATGGACACCGAAATCCTCAAGGATTGACTTGGTCTTCAGACGGTACACTTTACTCGAGTGAGCACGGGAACCGGGCTAATGATGAGGTTAATAAAATTGAGCCTGGCCTTAATTATGGGTGGCCAATTATTGAAGGTCATGAGGAACAAGAAGGCATGGTCTCACCACTTTTCACTTCTGGTAGTGGAAACACGTGGGCGCCATCTGGAATGGCTTATCAAGAGGGGAAGTTGTACGTTGCTGCCTTAAGAGGTTCAGCCGTTTTAGAATTTAACCTAGAAACAGGCGAGCAAAGAGAAGTGATCACTGGACTTGGTAGAATCCGAGATGTCAGGGTAGAAGGTAGCTACCTTTATTTTATCAGTAACAATACTGATGGACGCGGCACTCCCGAAGAGAATGATGATCGGTTGTTTAGAATTACATTGAATTAAGAAAACCGGGTGATAGGATTGCAGAAAATCGGGTCCGTTTAGAGAAATTAACACGATCACTATATTAGGAGGAAACAGATAATGGTCATGCAAAGAGTGAGCTTATTAACCATAGGAGCGTTTGATTTACCTAAACTTCGTTCGTTTTATAAAGGCATTGGTTGGGAAGAGACTGAGTTTAGTTCTGACAATTATGCGGCATTTAAA contains:
- a CDS encoding beta-glucosidase, which codes for MKNKDLIRQMTIEEKASLMSGGNFWNTQAIERLGIPSIMLTDGPHGLRKQGGKADHIGMNQSIPATCFPPAATLANSWDLELVEDVGRSIGKEAATEKVSVLLGPGLNIKRNPLCGRNFEYFSEDPFLSGKVAASMIKGIQSNGISACPKHYAVNSQEHLRMTIDEVVDERALREVYLEGFRYAVEEGKPKVLMSSYNKVNGEYANENTHLMNDILYGEWKYEGVVVTDWGGNHDRVKGLLAGNQLEMPSTGGITDKEIVDAVKSGELSEAVLDERVDRLLGLVFETTETLKKEVEVDCEDHHLKAIDAARRSIVLLKNENQILPLKENQNIAVIGDFAKIPRYQGAGSSLIEPTKLDNAWDKLTETSLKIVGYEQGYKRFGGRSNNLMKKALTLAKQADIVLLFLGLDEGSETEGLDRTDMKLKENQLTLVNELGKVHENVVVVLSGGSVIEMPFVDDVKAILHTYLGGQGGATALKDILIGSFNPSGKLAETYPMKYEDVPSAPYYPGLEATSEHRESIYIGYRYFDTAKVPVLFPFGFGLSYTQFEYSEMMVNGTSISFTIKNVGEMVGEEIAQFYIKPLSPKVFRANKELKGFVKVHLEPNEVKQVTIDFNHQAFAYFNIEVNQWSVESGEYELQIGSSIDGIRLSKTVVIQGDDADNPYDQELFKHYYDLDISNIPDKTFHLLLGYKPPNPYWDRTKKLEYHDTIFQLKYKKGIGQFTYFSVILIQSFLRLIGKRSTAHNFTFVLNMPFRQIERFSQGKISRKMIERFLKVVNLGN
- a CDS encoding DinB family protein — its product is MFILQRFFEYNWQVRDEWFDWCNQLPYEQLVKERSGGVGGILYTLFHIIDVEYSWIRGIQGKEDIVINFVDYHSLEKVRSLSEQFQKEIVEFMKINLRERKMELVNVPWDNDTYTVDEILHHIIAHEIHHIGQLSIWARELELKPVSANFIGRNLTNIKPRW
- a CDS encoding RNA polymerase sigma factor; amino-acid sequence: MDEELRQQRVHEWYQLYSDEIYRYILFMIGDHDQAKDLTQDTYLKAYHSYDQFLGITSDKNWLYRLARNVTIDYIRKRKPIRFMMESFGTYPSKDNTPEEVIEMGEKVEELYRCLKKLKRSYQEVIILRKIKELSISETTEILGWNEQKVKNTLLRALSALKQQMLKEGYQHETL
- a CDS encoding IS256 family transposase; the encoded protein is MKPIIPNNDFTNQLEDLVKNFLKDKMELYLKEEIKNFIEVEKPDQGLQRNGYYERSLDTKYGKIEDISVPRDRQGEYKTQLFEPYQRRDGWLEEAIIRMYQSGMSTRDVGRFVEKMVGSAYSATTISNITEVVHQDIEAWQKRPLNKRYSVLYLDGMYIKVRRDTVDKEVVYVVMGVNEDGHREILAFYVGGRESSTGWHTILADLYTRGLREVLLGVFDGLSGLEEAFLAVYPKADVQRCVVHKVRNTLNQVRKKDQVDISEGLKLIYKSPTREIAQIQFEKFKEEWSKKYPKEVQSWEQDLPVLLTFMKYPMDIRSGIYTTNWIERTIKEFRKRVKPMNSLPDIKAAEKILYLTVKSMNDKWSTRISAGFAQSKSKLQEMFTERYN
- a CDS encoding TerD family protein; translated protein: MENTLNMQSIMVRRNKVVVEQGQSSLSEVLLATATKNLEALGFMFSPELLTELRTMEDSQFISFYTKLIPILKNAVGAHVEYKPMYPNFPTSVMEAEEAELYLNAIIHYYTNLLPFEEKRERFPLFEKTNLRMLQLASIKDFYQIIRGLISAKTSLSATDQAEVLWSIRNSSDVSTVLPEEIPMKETIAFVVATLLTEGKMNVNEISHYFKTATDVLRLAVALSEGDVSLAGTTKFKKFKRSERRFLLTLLDRMKNPTEDMLKYKGQWIRLGEILHPGEYKNNFQNAYQAFTIIRNNETFPTFSSKVEKALADSNLEEAVRLLSKRPGELARRLDHLLRLSDLPEVVINPFREVASEVSTAVLLQVKTHFQTRNSDQPIRVIFPKGNVAKAVGIENQLPVIPENICLAIVDICEKVLIERFSQLPPLGKVYIEPSLKNMNVPFSQRSASKTLKTLVRGSKFEIPEGNTIRFFTWWKQGANERIDVDLSAMLFDENFLFVDHISYTNLTSTKFRAWHSGDIVDAPNGAAEFIDIDIPSFTQNGGRYIMMQLYTYTEQFYCDMPECFAGWMMRKHPGTGEIFEPRTVENKVDIAAKSRIAIPVILDLVERKVIWCDLSLTNHPQFYNNVEGNLPSTTLMLMSMTSLVKPNLYELFRIHGEARGTLVNEIDDADTIFAMDQGITPFDLEKIMSEFL
- a CDS encoding MGMT family protein is translated as MTPFTKQVIEIIQIIPKSKVMTYGQIARLAGSPRAARQVVRVLHSMSKKYNLPWHRVVNAKGEIAIKDDESYHEQLMSLEYEGIEVGIHGKVDLSKYQWLP
- a CDS encoding PQQ-dependent sugar dehydrogenase; this encodes MQRIFIFLIFLLVTAGCSSYEKPETMIEVEVVAANLQIPWSIEKDADTFYLTERPGHIVKIENGNMSRQNVVLEKELSTAAEAGLLGFVLAPDFHETNVAYAYYTYQEGNSQLNRIVTLQLAEDVWREESLLLDQIPSGTYHHGGRLKIGPDGYLYATTGDASAPAIAQNLDSLGGKILRLNLDGSIPDENPYPNSYIYSYGHRNPQGLTWSSDGTLYSSEHGNRANDEVNKIEPGLNYGWPIIEGHEEQEGMVSPLFTSGSGNTWAPSGMAYQEGKLYVAALRGSAVLEFNLETGEQREVITGLGRIRDVRVEGSYLYFISNNTDGRGTPEENDDRLFRITLN